One segment of Meriones unguiculatus strain TT.TT164.6M chromosome 3, Bangor_MerUng_6.1, whole genome shotgun sequence DNA contains the following:
- the Szt2 gene encoding KICSTOR complex protein SZT2 isoform X1 produces MASERPEPEVEEAGQVFLLMKKDYRISRNVRLAWFLNHLHQTIQATPQEFLLQSEEELEVLSVLPPGWQPDEPVVPRPFLLVPSTRVTFLAWQYRFVIELDLSPSTGIVDDSTGEILFDEVFHALSRCLGGLLRPFRVPGSCIDFQPEIYVTIQAYSSIIGLQSHQVLVQGCLLDPSQREAFLQQVYAQLCLFENKVAAMLQQQYEPQSQAEDQFPDSGESSGRKVGVSMVTADLGLVSMIRQGILALQLLPSNSSAGIIVITDGVTSVPDVAVCETLLNQLRSGTVACSFVQVGGVYSYDCSFGHVPNVELMKFIAMATFGSYLSTCPEPEPGNLGLTVYHRAFLLYSFLRSGEALNPEYYCGSQHRLFNEHLVSASSNPALALRRKKHTEKEVPADLVSTVSVRLREGYSVREVTLAKGGSQLEVKLVLLWKHNMRIEYVAVAPWPLEPEGPRVTRVEVTMEGGYDILHDVSCALRQPIRSLYRTHVIRRFWNTLQSINQTDQMLAHLQSFSSVPEHFTLPDSTKSGVPLFYIPPGSTTPVLSLQHSGSDSSHAQFAAYWKPVLSMDANSWQRWLHMHRLVLILEHDTPLPKHLHTPGSNGRYSAIQCRISHSSLTSLLRDWSSFVLVEGYSYVKLLSSAPDQPPSSFYMVRIISKTPCMVLRLGFPIGTPAQARHKIVSGLQEEILRLRFPHRVQSKEPTPKVKRKGLGGIGGGSSPSKSPPTLGPQQALSDRPCLVVLHKPLDKLLIRYEKLPLDYRAPFLLTLEPPGPLPLVSGRSASSSLASLSRYLYHQRWLWSVPSGLAPTLPLSAIAQLLSVLTEVRLSEGFHFACSGEGIINMVLELPIQNEALGQAAAEEKHTCVIQYILFPPHSASTKDSFSTDDDNDVEVEALEGESELNLVTEVWVEPQYGRVGPGPESWKHLQDLTYSEIPQALHPRDAACIGSLLTFEYLIQLCQSKEWGPLPPEPRVSDGLDQGGDACVHEIPFRFDLLGLLPQCQQLQMFFLLLSREPEGVPLAEGPCPTNDMVLCLLHSCLGQELSDREIPLTPADQAAFLHEVLRRSCRDAGSEGPPVGAHAIPKDQAGNSTQTPGDCTLPSLSVGIPGTLRPSISAQPPQWHCYARLLSPQHVFLTFLPATFSDVQHLAAYGLEGSFQEETKPKSGDWSGAPSVKDLGGTGTKATKSQVPTLSVTLPSDTTQDPGEPSPPSCRDITANSGRQAPQTEGADGPRTRCPVYVYSCSLEALREQMVGLQPPQAPRDLIFRTQYLDHPSSSSAWMEPRYKEAAMHCALLQEHAQRCYVRGLFRSLQQSQSVTCQDLLTAVDACEELLQEVDITPFLLALCGHTVGLPHAPPSPGPLSPGPFSSSIEEGPEPRERAILVSESSIDTEDLSEPEFQSTRIPGNPDPGPEISLTDVCQLRGEAHDALHSLIQEKFLEISRLHFRTVPSNPHYFFYCPPSGRREDEGPRDTIDRKISDLEFSEAELAGEEGDTSACCVVTESDPELEVEYRESREPDLGPAALDSASLSDADTVNPDEDSFSILGGDSPTGPESLMHDLPPLFLHLTCSVRLRGQHSSVPVCSLPTCLGQVLSSLEGPPVGGRVPRKDLSVTLDVFVLTLPLEVDLPPASDPQHHRSASESSASFPRSPGQPSSLRSDDGLGPPLPPPEEERHPGLSSLAIPHRLAIESTMNEIRWLLEDEMVGALRRGGIPQSPALHQAAAHIHSSSGRSTCLRQTPPLSFVFGPERSLTQFKEEFRRLHLPGHVLLEDPASGFFFVATGQQPGGLQGEPPSAAWTWHSREDRAEDAEGEVLTASPQVPGSLEDSEGTPLINLPSLSHRGSQSGPSRGLSLMSSQGSVDSDHLGYDGGSSGSDSEGPSETLGDKAAFTLRTPPGPAPPTPSVSGLPGPSLPDFWLIVRILQDRVEVYAHARNLLREDGGPGAECRHLQQLLVRRVGEICREVNQRLLLQDLHDSHVCNSLLVAESEEDLWRSETPFHSRQRIPLPSDDYAADESCGPRGYLAATMQFVPGHFSCDVVWGTVIRVHSRLKMGPSMGVSRAIQALRSVLNAFSVVNRKNMFVYQERATKAVYYLRLLETSCSDRPWEGDTLPPSLALSRSQEPIYPEDAVGPRSPLDMASSRSSDAVRPVGQVDRHIQLLVHGVGQAGPEITDELVRVLRRRLDEATLDVITVMLVRNCKLTPADVEFIQPPGSLPSEVLHLALPPSCRPWLLALAWYLRQNLLTFLHSPKYTDSNSRNHFQHPLPPQSGLPDLDIYLYNKPGGQGTGGKGVACITLAFVEEGGSPIPLALCSPSSPGPPDPIREEEFEQLTQVIRCPNMSASSSAQGGSPRLRLDVWEKGNISIVQLEEKLRAAARQALADAIMELRLLPASLCTEDAPPVSTGSLKSGSLETKSPACRASTFPSTQVSGEPVTPPSKAGRRSFWDMLSKTEGGDLGSPKTTDDIVLDRPEDTRGRRRHKTENVRTPGGSERAPGPDSGAQRQRRRTAQLEEGEVGTLHPVFARVVRRWMGFMVQIGCASVSRSSTHMVSRFLLPSILSEFTTLVTSMAGDTSVRVFERHLGSEPDVFSPCSTGQLGPAPRPAAERHLLLLGRNFAQWRRPTQQAAKAVQRFESGGDGSPGRGAPRQRLLLLEVIDKKLQLLTYNWAPDLGAALGRALARLVQWQNARAHLIFCLLSQKLGLFHHCGQLDFPVRDGKEPNPFLLPTMDVETLIRNASPPLSREQGRLSGSTRGGGPLSLDTFPFDEALRDITAARPSSTVGPVPRTPDPVTYHGQQFLEIKMTERKELERQMKMENLFVTWQQRSAPASMPISAGELETLKQSSRLVHYCATALLFDPAAWLHGPPETSAAPEGPRRHRPESGSGGREAPTSCEPLDVSPPGAREEPWLKELSLAFLQQYVQYLQSIGFVLVPLRPPSPARSTSRLRAMAILGTEGRGSFSCPKAKNEGSPKSASTAVTTYHLQRALPGGIILMELTFQGCYFCVKQFALECSRIPMGQAVNSQLSMLFTEECDKVRDLMHVHSFSYDFHLRLVHQHVLGAHLVLRHGYHLTTFLQHFLAHHPDGPHFGRNHIYQGTLELPTPLIAAHQLYNYVADHASSYHMKPLRMARPGGPEHNEYALVSAWHSSGSYLDSEGLRHQDDFDVSLLVCHSAAPFEEQGEAERHVLRLQFFVVLTSQRELFPRLTADMRRFRKPSRLPPEPEAPGSLIGSPGEASGVMLAPGPAPLFPPLAAEVGIARARLAQLVRLAGGHCRRDTLWKRLFLLEPPGPDRLRLGGRLALAELEELLEAVHAKSIADIDPQLDCFLTMTVSWYQSLIKVLLSRFPQSCRHFQSPDLGTQYLVVLNQKFTDCFVLVFLDSHLGKTSLTVVFREPFPVQPQDSESPPAQLVSTYHHLESVINTACFTLWTRLL; encoded by the exons gTGGGAGGAGTTTACTCTTACGACTGCAGTTTTGGCCATGTGCCCAATGTGGAATTGATGAAGTTCATTGCAATGGCGACATTTGGTTCCTACCTGTCCACTTGTCCTGAGCCTGAGCCAGGCAACCTGGGTCTGACTGTCTACCACCGGGCATTTCTGCTCTACTCCTTCCTGCGCAGTGGGGAAGCCCTGAACCCCGAATACTACTGTG GCTCTCAGCACCGTTTGTTTAATGAGCACCTGGTCTCTGCAAGCAGCAACCCTGCCCTGGCCTTGCGAAGAAAGAAGCACACTGAGAAAGAGGTGCCAGCTGACTTGGTCAGCACTGTGTCTGTCCGCCTGCGGGAGGGCTACAGTGTCCGAGAGGTTACCCTAGCCAAAG GAGGGTCCCAGTTGGAGGTGAAGCTGGTGCTGCTGTGGAAACACAATATGCGCATTGAGTATGTGGCTGTGGCACCCTGGCCCCTAGAGCCTGAGGGCCCTCGAGTGACACGGGTAGAAGTGACCATGGAAGGCGGCTACGACATTCTACATGATGTGTCCTGTGCACTAAGACAGCCTATTCGCTCGTTGTATCGGACTCACGTTATCCGCCGTTTCTGGAACACACTCCAGAG CATTAACCAGACAGACCAGATGCTTGCCCATCTTCAGTCCTTCTCCTCAGTGCCGGAGCATTTCACCCTTCCCGACAGCACCAAGAGTGGAGTGCCTCTCTTCTACATCCCTCCTGGCTCCACCACCCCG GTGCTTTCCCTTCAGCATAGTGGTTCCGATTCCTCCCATGCCCAGTTTGCCGCCTACTGGAAGCCAGTGCTGTCCATGGACGCTAATTCCTGGCAGAGATGGCTGCACATGCATCGCCTGGTGCTAATCCTGGAGCATGACAC ACCGCTGCCTAAGCACTTGCACACCCCGGGCAGCAATGGGCGCTACAGCGCTATCCAATGCAGGATCTCACACTCCTCACTGACCTCGCTGCTTCGAGACTGGAGCAGCTTCGTGCTGGTTGAGGGCTATTCCTATGTCAAGCTGCTCTCCAG TGCCCCGGACCAGCCCCCATCCTCCTTCTACATGGTCCGCATCATTTCCAAGACCCCGTGCATGGTTCTTCGCCTGGGGTTTCCAATTGGTACACCAGCCCAGGCCCGGCATAAG ATTGTGTCAGGCCTACAGGAAGAGATCTTGCGCCTTCGTTTCCCTCACCGGGTGCAAAGTAAGGAGCCGACACCCAAGGTGAAACGAAAAGGGTTAGGGGGCATTGGTGGGGGCAGTTCTCCCTCCAAGTCACCCCCCACGCTGGGGCCACAGCAGGCCTTGTCTGACCGGCCCTGCCTTGTGGTTCTTCATAAGCCACTGGACAAGCTCCTGATCAG GTATGAGAAGCTGCCCCTGGACTACAGGGCACCGTTCTTGCTGACACTGGAGCCACCAGGACCACTGCCCCTGGTGTCAGGCCGCTCGGCCTCCTCTAGCCTCGCATCACTGTCACGCTACCTGTACCATCAGCGCTGGCTGTGGAGTGTCCCATCAGGCCTGGCCCCAACGCTGCCACTCAGCGCCATCGCCCAGCTCCTCTCTGTGCTCACTGA GGTCCGGCTCTCTGAAGGGTTCCACTTTGCCTGTAGTGGGGAAGGAATCATCAACATGGTTTTGGAGCTTCCGattcag AATGAAGCGCTGGGGCAGGCTGCAGCTGAAGAGAAGCACACGTGCGTCATCCAGTACATCCTCTTCCCCCCACACTCTGCCTCCACTAAAGACAG CTTCTCaacagatgatgacaatgatgtgGAGGTGGAGGCCCTAGAGGGGGAATCAGAGCTCAATCTGGTCACCGAGGTGTGGGTGGAGCCTCAGTATGGACGAGTGGGGCCTGGCCCTGAGAGCTGGAAACACCTGCAGGATCTGACCTACTCTGAGATCCCTCAAGCT CTCCACCCACGGGATGCGGCCTGCATAGGCTCCCTGCTGACCTTTGAATACCTGATACAGCTGTGCCAGAGCAAGGAGTGGGGTCCTCTGCCCCCAGAGCCACGGGTTTCAGATG GACTGGACCAAGGAGGAGACGCCTGTGTCCACGAGATCCCTTTCCGTTTTGACCTGCTAGGGTTGTTGCCACAGTGCCAGCAGCTGCAGATGTTTTTCCTCCTGCTCTCTAGAG AGCCAGAGGGTGTGCCTCTCGCCGAGGGGCCCTGTCCCACCAACGACATGGTGCTGTGCCTGCTGCACAGCTGCCTGGGGCAGGAGCTCAGTGACCGGGAGATCCCACTGACCCCCGCTGACCAGGCCGCCTTCCTGCATGAGGTCCTGCGGCGGAGCTGCCGTGATGCAG GTTCAGAAGGTCCTCCAGTGGGGGCCCACGCCATCCCAAAGGATCAAGCAGGCAACAGCACCCAGACCCCTGGAGACTGCACCCTTCCCAGCCTG AGTGTAGGTATTCCTGGAACTCTCAGGCCTTCCATTTCTGCCCAGCCCCCTCAGTGGCACTGCTATGCAAGGCTTCTGAGCCCCCAGCACGTGTTTCTGACTTTCCTCCCAGCTACCTTTTCAG atgtccaacATCTGGCTGCTTATGGCCTGGAGGGTTCCTTTCAAGAGGAAACTAAACCTAAGTCTGGGGACTGGAGTGGAGCTCCCAGCGTAAAAGACCTGGGAGGAACTGGAACTAAGGCTACGAAGTCCCAAGTGCCCACCCTCAGTGTGACCCTTCCTAGTG ACACTACCCAGGATCCAGGAGAGCCAAGCCCGCCCTCCTGCCGAGACATAACAGCTAACAGTGGGCGCCAGGCTCCCCAGACAGAGGGTGCAGACGGGCCCCGGACTCGGTGTCCTGTCTACGTGTACAGCTGTTCCCTGGAAGCACTGAGGGAGCAGATGGTTGGCTTgcagcctcctcaggcaccacgAGATCTCATATTCCG GACTCAGTACCTAGACCACCCCTCCTCATCCTCAGCCTGGATGGAGCCCAGATACAAAGAGGCAGCCATGCATTGCGCCTTGCTGCAGGAGCATGCACAGCGGTGCTATGTCCGCG GGCTCTTCCGAAGCTTGCAGCAATCACAGAGCGTGACCTGCCAGGATCTGCTGACAGCCGTGGATGCCTGTGAGGAGCTCCTGCAGGAAGTAGACATCACCCCTTTTCTGCTTGCACTGTGTGGCCATACTGTGGGTTTGCCTCATGCACCGCCAAGCCCTGGTCCTCTCAGTCCAGGGCCCTTCAGCAGTAGCATCGAAGAAGGACCAGAGCCCCGGGAACGAGCTATCCTAGTGTCTGAGTCCAG CATAGACACGGAGGACCTGAGTGAGCCTGAGTTTCAGAGCACCCGTATCCCTGGGAATCCAGATCCTGGTCCGGAGATTTCTCTGACGGATGTCTGCCAGCTCAGAGGGGAGGCACATGATGCTCTTCACAGCCTCATCCAG GAGAAGTTCCTGGAGATCAGTCGCCTCCACTTCCGCACAGTGCCCTCCAATCCCCACTACTTCTTCTACTGCCCTCCATCCGGTAGGCGAGAG GATGAGGGACCCCGAGACACCATAGACAGAAAAATCAGTGACCTGGAGTTTTCAGAGGCCGAGCTTGCAGGAGAGGAAG GGGATACATCTGCCTGCTGTGTGGTCACAGAGAGTGATCCAGAGCTGGAGGTAGAATACCGTGAGAGCCGAGAACCAGACCTAGGGCCTGCTGCACTAGACTCCGCCTCACTGTCAGATGCAGACACTGTGAACCCTGATGAGGACTCCTTCAGTATCTTAGGGGGCGACTCACCCACTGGGCCTGAGAGCCTCATGCATGACCTGCCACCTCTCTTCTTACACCTTACGTGCTCCGTGCGGCTGCGCGGGCAGCACAGCTCAGTGCCTGTGTGCAGCCTGCCCACCTGCCTGG GCCAAGTGCTTTCTAGTCTAGAGGGACCCCCAGTTGGAGGCCGAGTCCCCCGGAAAGATCTCAGTGTTACTCTTGATGTCTTTGTGTTGACCTTGCCCCTGGAAGTGGACCTACCCCCAGCCTCAGACCCTCAGCACCACCG GTCAGCATCCGAGAGCAGTGCCTCATTCCCACGGTCCCCAGGGCAGCCATCATCTTTAAGGTCAGATGATGGCCTAGGGCCTCCACTACCACCCCCAGAAGAAGAGAG GCACCCAGGACTGTCCAGTTTGGCCATACCCCACAGACTGGCTATTGAGAGCACTATGAATGAG ATCCGCTGGCTGTTGGAAGATGAGATGGTGGGGGCACTCCGGAGAGGGGGTATCCCCCAGAGCCCTGCCCTGCACCAAGCAGCTGCCCATATTCATAGCTCTTCAGGACGCTCTACCTGCCTCCGCCAGACTCCTCCTCTGAGTTTTGTGTTTGGGCCAGAACGCTCCCTCACACAGTTCAAGGAG GAGTTCCGACGCCTCCACCTCCCTGGCCATGTTCTCCTTGAGGACCCTGCCAGTGGCTTCTTCTTTGTGGCAACTGGCCAACAACCAGGAGGACTCCAAGGGGAGCCACCTTCAGCAGCCTGGACTTGGCACAGCCGTGAAGACAGGGCTGAAGATGCTGAAGGGGAG GTCCTGACAGCCAGCCCCCAAGTCCCTGGCTCCCTAGAGGACTCTGAAGGCACTCCCCTCATCAACCTGCCCAGCTTGTCACATAGAG GAAGTCAGTCTGGGCCTAGCCGGGGACTAAGCCTCATGTCTAGTCAAGGCAGTGTGGACTCAGACCACCTCG GTTATGATGGTGGCAGCAGTGGCTCCGACAGTGAGGGCCCCAGTGAGACCCTTGGTGATAAAGCCGCCTTCACACTGCGGACTCCACCTGGACCAGCACCCCCAACACCTTCAGTCTCAGGCCTTCCCGGGCCCTCCCTGCCTGATTTCTGGCTCATCGTCAGGATACTGCAGGACCGTGTGGAAGTGTATGCACACGCACG GAACCTGCTTCGGGAGGATGGCGGGCCAGGCGCTGAGTGTCGCCACCTGCAACAACTCCTGGTGAGACGAGTTGGGGAGATCTGCAGAGAGGTCAACCAG CGACTGCTCCTTCAGGACCTTCATGACAGTCACGTGTGTAACTCCCTTCTGGTGGCCGAGAGTGAAGAAGATCTGTGGCGTAGTGAGACTCCTTTCCATTCCCGTCAGCGGATACCCCTGCCCAGTGATG ATTACGCTGCTGATGAGAGCTGCGGTCCCCGAGGATACCTAGCAGCCACAATGCAGTTTGTCCCAGGCCATTTCTCCTGTGACGTTGTGTGGGGAACTGTGATCCGAGTGCATTCGCGCCTCAAGATGGGACCCAGCATGGGGGTCTCTCGGG CCATCCAGGCCCTGCGTTCTGTGCTCAATGCCTTCTCTGTGGTGAACCGGAAAAACATGTTCGTTTACCAAGAGCGAGCAACAAAGGCCGTGTACTACCTTCG gcttcTGGAGACATCCTGCAGTGACCGACCGTGGGAAGGGGACACGCTGCCCCCATCTCTAGCTCTGTCTCGAAGCCAAGAACCCATCTACCCTGAGGATGCCGTG GGTCCTCGCTCTCCCCTTGACATGGCTTCCAGCCGCAGTTCAGACGCCGTTCGCCCTGTGGGCCAAGTGGACAGACATATCCAGCTGCTGGTACATGGCGTAGGGCAGGCAG GTCCTGAAATTACAGACGAATTAGTGAGGGTTCTGCGTCGGCGCCTGGATGAGGCCACGCTGGACGTCATCACAGTCATGCTGGTTCGGAATTGCAAGCTGACCCCGGCTGATGTAGAG TTCATCCAGCCTCCTGGGAGTCTGCCCTCAGAGGTGCTGCATCTCGCCCTGCCCCCATCCTGCAGACCCTGGCTTCTGGCCCTGGCCTGGTACCTCCGGCAGAACTTACTCACCTTCCTCCACTCTCCCAAGTACACAGACAGCAACAGCCGGAACCACTTCCAA CATCCACTCCCACCACAGAGCGGCCTCCCTGACTTGGACATCTACTTGTATAACAAGCCTGGTGGACAGGGCACTGGCGGCAAAG GGGTTGCCTGCATCACTCTAGCCTTTGTGGAAGAAGGAGGATCCCCCATCCCCCTGGCATtgtgttctccctcttctccGGGGCCCCCAGACCCAATACGAGAGGAAGAATTTGAACAACTGACTCAGGTCATTCGCTGTCCAAACATGTCGGCCAGCTCTTCAG CTCAGGGTGGGTCCCCACGGCTTCGACTGGACGTGTGGGAAAAGGGGAACATTAGCATTGTTCAGCTGGAGGAGAAGCTCCGGGCTGCAGCTCGCCAGGCCCTGGCTGACGCCATCATGGAGCTGCGGCTGCTGCCCGCTTCACTGTGTACAGAAGACGCACCTCCAG TGTCCACAGGAAGTCTTAAGAGTGGGTCGTTGGAAACTAAGAGCCCTGCCTGCAGAGCCAGCACCTTTCCCTCTACCCAAGTCTCGGGAGAGCCTGTGACTCCACCTAGCAAAGCCGGCCGCCGAAGCTTCTGGGATATGCTG AGTAAAACGGAAGGTGGAGATTTGGGTTCCCCCAAAACAACTGATGATATTGTCCTGGATCGGCCAGAAGATACTCGGGGTCGGAGACGTCATAAAACTGAGAATGTTCGGACCCCAGGTGGATCTGAGCGGGCACCAGGCCCAGATTCTGGAGCCCAGAGACAAAG ACGAAGGACAGCACagctggaggagggagaggtgggcACTCTGCACCCTGTGTTCGCTCGTGTGGTTCGGCGCTGGATGGGATTTATGGTTCAGATCG GTTGTGCCTCAGTGTCCAGAAGCTCCACCCACATGGTATCCCggttcctccttccttccatcctctcAGAGTTCACCACTCTAGTCACCTCAATGGCTGGAGATACCAGTGTCCGTGTCTTTGAGCGgcattt AGGTTCTGAGCCAGATGTCTTCAGCCCTTGTTCCACTGGGCAGCTGGGCCCAGCACCCCGCCCAGCAGCTGAGCGGCACCTTCTTCTTCTGGGAAGGAACTTCGCACAGTGGAGGAGACCAACACAGCAGG CTGCCAAAGCTGTGCAGCGCTTTGAGTCAGGAGGAGACGGAAGCCCGGGACGAGGAGCTCCCCGACAAAGGCTCCTGCTGCTAGAGGTCATAGACAAGAAG CTTCAGCTGCTGACTTATAACTGGGCCCCAGACCTGGGTGCAGCACTGGGCCGAGCCCTGGCCCGCCTTGTACAGTGGCAGAACGCACGGGCCCATCTCATCTTCTGCCTGCTTAGCCAGAAGCTCGGGCTCTTCCACCACTGCGGCCAGCTGGACTTTCCTGTGCGCGACGGAAAG GAGCCAAACCCATTCCTGCTGCCAACCATGGACGTGGAGACCCTCATCCGGAACGCAAGCCCTCCACTGAGCCGCGAACAGGGCCGGCTGAGTGGGTCCACCCGTGGTGGAGGTCCCCTTTCCTTGGACACATTTCCCTTTGATGAAGCCCTGAGGGACATCACAGCTGCTCGCCCCAGCTCCACAGTTGGTCCTGTGCCCAGAACTCCAGATCCGGTCACCTACCACGGGCAGCAGTTCTTAGAGATCAAGATGACAGAGCGAAAAG agctGGAGCGCCAGATGAAGATGGAGAACCTCTTTGTAACCTGGCAGCAGCGTTCCGCGCCAGCCAGCATGCCCATCAGT GCCGGGGAGTTGGAGACCCTGAAGCAGTCGTCCCGCCTGGTGCATTACTGTGCGACAGCTCTGCTCTTCGACCCAGCTGCCTGGCTACACGGTCCCCCAGAGACGTCTGCAGCCCCCGAGGGGCCG AGACGACATCGCCCCGAGTCGGGCTCTGGAGGTCGAGAGGCTCCCACAAGCTGCGAACCCTTGGATGTGTCTCCCCCAGGAGCCCGGGAGGAGCCGTGGCTGAAGGAGCTGAGCTTGGCCTTCCTGCAGCAGTATGTGCAGTACCTACAGAGCATCGGCTTTGTGCTGGTCCCGCTTCGGCCCCCCTCACCTGCCCGGAG CACCAGCCGACTCCGGGCTATGGCTATCCTTGGAACAGAGGGTCGAGGCTCCTTTTCCTGCCCTAAAGCCAAGAATGAGGGGAGCCCTAAG aGTGCTAGCACTGCAGTCACCACCTACCACCTGCAGCGAGCACTGCCTGGGGGCATCATCCTCATGGAGCTGACGTTCCAG GGCTGTTACTTCTGTGTCAAACAGTTTGCTCTGGAATGTTCCCGCATCCCAATGGGACAGGCTGTCAACTCTCAG CTGTCCATGCTGTTCACCGAGGAGTGTGACAAGGTCCGTGACCTGATGCACGTGCACTCCTTTAGCTACGACTTCCACCTGCGCCTCGTGCACCAGCATGTGCTCGGTGCCCACCTGGTACTGCGGCACGGCTACCACCTCACCACCTTCCTGCAGCATTTCCTGGCCCACCACCCTGACGGACCCCACTTTGGCCGAAATCACATTTACCAAG GGACACTGGAGCTCCCCACCCCACTCATCGCTGCCCACCAACTGTACAACTATGTGGCTGACCATGCCAGTTCTTACCACATGAAGCCACTTCGAATGGCCCGGCCCGGTGGCCCAGAGCATAATGAGTATGCCCTGGTGTCGGCCTGGCACAG CTCTGGCTCCTACCTGGACTCTGAAGGACTTCGCCATCAGGATGACTTTGATGTGTCTCTGCTTGTCTGTCACTCTGCTGCACCCTTTGaggagcagggagaagctgagcgGCATGTTCTGAG GCTTCAGTTCTTCGTGGTGCTCACCAGCCAACGAGAACTTTTCCCAAGACTCACTGCTGACATGCGCAGATTCCGGAAACCATCCAGGCTTCCCCCAGAGCCAGAGGCTCCTGGGAGCTTGATCGGAAGCCCTGGGGAGGCCTCAGGGGTTATGCTGGCCCCAGGGCCAGCTCCTCTGTTCCCCCCACTGGCTGCAGAAGTGGGCATCGCCCGGGCCCGGCTGGCCCAGCTGGTCAGGCTGGCTGGCGGGCACTGCCGGCGGGATACCCTCTGGAAGCGCCTCTTCTTGCTGGAGCCACCAGGGCCTGACCGGCTAAGGCTGGGGGGGCGCCTGGCCCTGGCAGAGCTGGAAGAGCTCTTAGAGGCTGTCCATGCCAAGTCCATTGCGGACATTGACCCCCAGTTG GACTGTTTCTTGACCATGACGGTTTCCTGGTACCAGAGCCTCATCAAGGTTCTCCTGAGCCGATTCCCCCAGAGCTGTCGCCATTTTCAGAGTCCAGACTTGGGAACCCAGTACCTG GTTGTGTTGAATCAGAAGTTCACCGACTGCTTTGTGTTAGTGTTTCTGGACTCACACTTGGGAAAGACG TCTCTGACCGTGGTTTTCCGAGAGCCTTTCCCCGTGCAGCCCCAGGACAGTGAGAGCCCCCCCGCCCAGCTGGTCTCTACGTACCACCACTTGGAGTCTGTCATCAACACAGCCTGTTTCACCCTCTGGACCCGCCTCCTCTGA